TCATCCTCAACAACCCAGAGCGCGCCAACGCCCAGACCTCTGAGATGGTGCACAGCGTCAACGAAGCGCTCGATGATGCGCAATATGACTACGACATCAAGGTCGTCATCATCAAGGCCAACGGCAAAGGGTTCTGCTCGGGCCACGTACCCGACGGCAGCTATCCGGAGTTCAAGGCCGAACTCGAGGCGTCGGGCAAGGTCTGGCGTTCGGCTGCCCAGCTTTTCCTATGGCCGGTGCTCAAGCTGTGGGAGTTTCCCAAGCCCGTGATATCGCAGGTTCATGGCTATGCGATCGGCGGCGGAACGACCTGGGCGCTCATCCCTGAAATCACGGTGTGCAGCGATGACGCCTGGTTCCAGATGCCGTTGGTGCCCGGATTCGGTCTGCCGGGATCGGAGACGATGTTCGAGCCATGGGTGTTCATGAATTACAAGCGTGCCGCCGAGTACCTGTACACCGCGCAAAAGATCTCGGCCGAGCAGGCTCTCGAGTTCGGGTTGGTCAACCGTGTTGTACCGCGTGACCGACTGGAGGCCGAGGTCGAGGAACTCGCTGCCAAGATCGCCAAGGCGCCCCTGATCACGCTGCAAGCCACCAAAGCCGGAATCCTCCGAGCGTGGGAAAACATGGGTTTCCGGACACACCAGCAGGCGAGTAACGACCTGCAGGCTGTTGTCACGGGGTCCAAGGAGTTCCAGGACTACATGGTGGAGCTGATGAAAAAGGCCGCCAAGCCGTCGGACCGGGTCTGACCGTGCCGCTGAGTCCGATCGTCCGGTTCGGAGGCGGACCGCAGATCGACGCGCTACGTGGCGAGCTGCGGGAGTGGTTGGCCGCCAATCTCCCCGACGAATTCCGGCGCACCGCAGCCAATCCCGACTACTGGCCGAGGGAAGACCACGAACGTGCCGTCCAGTTCTGCCAGGCACTGCACGAACGAGGTTGGTTCGTTCCGCACTGGCCTGCAGAGTTCGAAGGTGGCGGACTCGGCATCGTCGAGCAGGTGGTGATCCGGGAGGAATTGGCCTACGCCGGCGCCCCGATGGTCAACACCAACGGCGTGAACATGTTGGCGCCCGTGCTGTTCCGGTTCGGCACGCCTGAGCAGCAAGCCGAGCACCTACCCAAAATCGCGCGGTCCGAACGGATGTGGGCGCAGGGTTACTCCGAGCCCGAAGCGGGTTCCGATCTCGCCGCGCTGCGCATGACTGCGCGCCGCGACGGCGACGACTACGTGCTCGACGGGCAGAAGACCTGGACCAGTAACGGTGTGCTCGCCGACTGGATCTTCGTCCTCGCCCGCACCACGCCGCTCGGTGAAAAGCGGCAGGAAGGCATCTCATTCTTTCTCGTCGATCTCGACACACCGGGTATCACGCGTCGGCCCATTCGCTCGATGACCGGCTATCCGACGTTCGCCGAGGAGTTCTTCGACGGGGTTCGCGTGCCGGCGACCAATCTGGTCGGCGATGAAGGTGACGGCTGGAAAGTCGCGAAGGCTCTGCTGGTCGCGGAGCGGTCGAACGTGACCCGCGCCGCCCAGGCGCAGCGTTATCTGGACGAACTGGTGGACTGGTGCCTCGCTCAGCGAGGCTCCTCGCACGATCCGCTGGCCGATCCGGCCAACAGGCTCGCGCTGGCGCGTGCGGTGGAGCGGGTCGAGGTCGGCCGCGCACTGTCCTATCGGGTGGCCCATCAGCAGGCCGCGGGTGCCCTTGATCCCGCGCTTCCCTCACTATCGAAGCTTTATCACTCCGAACTCACCGCGGAACTACGGCAGCTGGGAGCGACTCTGCTCGGCCCAGCGGGTGCGCTGATGCCCGATGACCCCGACGCAGTTCTGCACGGCCACTTCTCGGAGGGGCTGCTGCTCTCCCTGCTGCACACCATCGGTGGCGGGACAAGCGAGATTCAGCGGGATCTCATCTCGACCACTGGCCTCGGGCTGCCTCGCTAGCCGAGCGCTGTTGCGCGACCGTGGCCACAGCCAACTCCAGCGGGTGGAACGCCGCCAGCTGGGCGGCCTCCGCCGCTGCGATGAGTCGCTTCGTCAACTCGACCGCGCCCTGATCGTATTCGGCAAGCGAGCGCGCGATCGCGATGGCGTCGTCGACTGCGGCGGCGGGTTCGGCGAGGTCGGTGACCAGTCCCAGCCGATGCGCATCTTCGGCAGGCAAGCGGTTGCCGCGCAACAACAGCGACGAAGCGCGATGCCTGCCGAGTTGCTGGGTGAGTCGCCACGCGAGGCCGCCGTCGGGGACCACCGCGCGGGTGACGAACGGCGCCGAGAAGAACGCATCGCGCGCGGCGACCACGAGATCACAGGACAGAGCCAGGCTCCAGCCGAGGCCGATTGCGGCCCCCTCGACCGCGGCAACCGTGGGAACGCCGACCGATCGAAGTTGTTCCATGACCCGCTGCGCGTGTTCGACCCTGCCCGCAGGCCCCAGCGGACCTGCGCCATGCGCAGGCCCCGTCTTCAAATCCCCTCCGGCGCTGAAGAATCCCTGCGCACCGGCAATGACGACACCGCGAGCGGCTGACACGGACTCCAGCGCCGCCGCCAGCTCCGACCAGGACTCATAGCGCAGCGAATTGCGCTGCTCGGGGCGGTTCAACCAAATCACCGCGACGCCGTCGCGGTCCTCGGTCAGGATCAGCGAATCCGGATTCACCCCGTGTATGCCGGTCATGACTTGTCGAGGAACTTGTCTATCGCAGCGCGGTGCTCCGGTGTGGTGAAACACTCGGTCTCAGCGGAGATTCCGTATTCGAGAATGGCGGTGACCGCACGCTCCGCATGAAGGTTCAAGGTGCGCTTGGTGTCCTGAACCGCGCGCGCGGGCAACGCGGCAAGCCGATGAGCGAGCGCCAGGCCCTCGGTCTTGATGTCGCCGTGGGGAACTACGCGGTTCGCCAACCCCAGTTCGACGGCTTTGTCGGCCTTGATGCGCTCGCCGAGGAGCAAATACTCCTTGGCTTTCAACAGGCTCATCAGTAGCGGCCACAACACCGAGCCGCCGTCGCCGGCCACGAGGCCGCTTGCGACATGGGTGTCGGCGAAGAACGAGCGGTCCGACATCAGCACGATGTCGCACAACACCGCGATGCTGCAGCCGAATCCGACCGCCGGCCCGTTGACGGCGGCGACGATCGGCAGCGGAAAGTCGATCATGTCGCGCACGATCCGGCGGGCATCACGCATCCCTTCGCGACGAGTTACCGGGTTCTCCACATGCGTGTGCAACCACTCCACGAGATCCCCGCCCGCAGAGAAGAAGTCACCGGTTCCCGTCAGCAGCACCGCGCGGGCGTCGGGGTCTTCACCGAGGGTGGTCCACAGCCTCGCAAAGGCACCGTGCATCCGGTTGTTCACGGCATTGGCGTTGCCGGGGTTGTTCAGCGTGACGATGCGGACGGCGCCGTCGTTGGCGACGAGGATCTCTTCGCATCCGGTGAGTTTTGAGGTGCCAGTAGGGAGTTCGCTCATCGAATCGCATCCGCGAGCCGCTTGCTGATGATCTGCTCCGCGTCAGCCACGATGCGCGAAACGAGTTCCCCGGCCGTCGGTATGTCGTCGATCAACCCCATCGCCGTCCCGACCCACCAGATGCCGGCGTCCAGATCCCCGGTCTCGTACACCTTGACCCCGCGCTTACCCGACACCAGATGCGCGATGTCTTCGAATTGGCCTCCCTGGTTCAGGATTTCGACGACCTCGCGTGACACCGAATTGCTGGCCACCCGACCGGTGTTGCGCAAGGTCCGGAAAATCAACTCGGTGTCGAGTTCACTGCCCGCGACGATCGCCTCCTTGACCTTCTGGTGGATCGGCGACTCCACAGTGCACATGAACCGCGACCCCATGTTGATCCCGTCGGCGCCAAGCGCCAGCGCAGCAACCAGCCCCCTACCGTCGGCGAACCCGCCGGAGGCGATCATGGGAATCTCGATTTCCTTCGCCGCCGCGGGTATCAGGACCAGTCCCGGAATGTCGTCTTCACCAGGATGCCCCGCACATTCGAAACCGTCGATGCTGATGCCGTCCACACCCAGGCTCTGAGCCTTGACCGCGTGCCGCACGGAGGTGCACTTGTGCAACACCTTGATTCCGTTGTCGTGGAACATCGGCAGATGCGGGCCCGGGTTCGAACCGGCTGTCTCCACGATTTTGATCCCGGCATCCACGATCACCTGCCGGTACTCATCGTAGGGCGGCGGATCGATGGTCGGCAGGATCGTGAGGTTGACGCCGAACGGCTTGTCGGTGAGATCCCGTGCGCGGGCAATCTCGTTCGCGAGGTCAGCAGGCGTCGGCTGAGTCAGCGCGGTGATCAGTCCCAGACCGCCGGCATCCGATACTGCAGCGGCCAGTTCCGCGCGGCCGACCCACTGCATGCCGCCTTGCACGATCGGGTGTTCGATGCCGAAAGCTTCGGTGAACCTGGTGGAGATCAACGGATTTCAGTCCCTTCAGGATGAGTTGGTGCTGGCATCCACGCCGGTCGTCGAGTAGCGACGAAAGCCTCACGGTCGACGCCGACCGGCCATTTCGGAGGCCGCTTCTGCAGGAATGCGGTGAACGCTTCGATCTGTTCTGGGGTGCCCATCGACGCCCAGTAGCCCGACACGTCGACAGGCGGTAGCGCACGAGCCATCTCACGCTTCATCG
The sequence above is drawn from the Mycobacterium gallinarum genome and encodes:
- a CDS encoding enoyl-CoA hydratase/isomerase family protein: MPFEEDLKVETRELDHVVYQKDGAIARIILNNPERANAQTSEMVHSVNEALDDAQYDYDIKVVIIKANGKGFCSGHVPDGSYPEFKAELEASGKVWRSAAQLFLWPVLKLWEFPKPVISQVHGYAIGGGTTWALIPEITVCSDDAWFQMPLVPGFGLPGSETMFEPWVFMNYKRAAEYLYTAQKISAEQALEFGLVNRVVPRDRLEAEVEELAAKIAKAPLITLQATKAGILRAWENMGFRTHQQASNDLQAVVTGSKEFQDYMVELMKKAAKPSDRV
- a CDS encoding acyl-CoA dehydrogenase family protein, which translates into the protein MPLSPIVRFGGGPQIDALRGELREWLAANLPDEFRRTAANPDYWPREDHERAVQFCQALHERGWFVPHWPAEFEGGGLGIVEQVVIREELAYAGAPMVNTNGVNMLAPVLFRFGTPEQQAEHLPKIARSERMWAQGYSEPEAGSDLAALRMTARRDGDDYVLDGQKTWTSNGVLADWIFVLARTTPLGEKRQEGISFFLVDLDTPGITRRPIRSMTGYPTFAEEFFDGVRVPATNLVGDEGDGWKVAKALLVAERSNVTRAAQAQRYLDELVDWCLAQRGSSHDPLADPANRLALARAVERVEVGRALSYRVAHQQAAGALDPALPSLSKLYHSELTAELRQLGATLLGPAGALMPDDPDAVLHGHFSEGLLLSLLHTIGGGTSEIQRDLISTTGLGLPR
- a CDS encoding enoyl-CoA hydratase/isomerase family protein, with the protein product MTGIHGVNPDSLILTEDRDGVAVIWLNRPEQRNSLRYESWSELAAALESVSAARGVVIAGAQGFFSAGGDLKTGPAHGAGPLGPAGRVEHAQRVMEQLRSVGVPTVAAVEGAAIGLGWSLALSCDLVVAARDAFFSAPFVTRAVVPDGGLAWRLTQQLGRHRASSLLLRGNRLPAEDAHRLGLVTDLAEPAAAVDDAIAIARSLAEYDQGAVELTKRLIAAAEAAQLAAFHPLELAVATVAQQRSASEAARGQWSR
- a CDS encoding enoyl-CoA hydratase/isomerase family protein, translated to MSELPTGTSKLTGCEEILVANDGAVRIVTLNNPGNANAVNNRMHGAFARLWTTLGEDPDARAVLLTGTGDFFSAGGDLVEWLHTHVENPVTRREGMRDARRIVRDMIDFPLPIVAAVNGPAVGFGCSIAVLCDIVLMSDRSFFADTHVASGLVAGDGGSVLWPLLMSLLKAKEYLLLGERIKADKAVELGLANRVVPHGDIKTEGLALAHRLAALPARAVQDTKRTLNLHAERAVTAILEYGISAETECFTTPEHRAAIDKFLDKS
- a CDS encoding NAD(P)H-dependent flavin oxidoreductase; translated protein: MISTRFTEAFGIEHPIVQGGMQWVGRAELAAAVSDAGGLGLITALTQPTPADLANEIARARDLTDKPFGVNLTILPTIDPPPYDEYRQVIVDAGIKIVETAGSNPGPHLPMFHDNGIKVLHKCTSVRHAVKAQSLGVDGISIDGFECAGHPGEDDIPGLVLIPAAAKEIEIPMIASGGFADGRGLVAALALGADGINMGSRFMCTVESPIHQKVKEAIVAGSELDTELIFRTLRNTGRVASNSVSREVVEILNQGGQFEDIAHLVSGKRGVKVYETGDLDAGIWWVGTAMGLIDDIPTAGELVSRIVADAEQIISKRLADAIR